The Raphanus sativus cultivar WK10039 chromosome 2, ASM80110v3, whole genome shotgun sequence genome includes a region encoding these proteins:
- the LOC130505284 gene encoding uncharacterized protein LOC130505284, with protein MTSIPGSDNLIWSDEQTRFFLQLRLDENLKGNVRKQMVNEAGRQAIMDKFYEAFGIKIPWRKFGIKYNTCKKQYDSFKKLTRNRTGLGFTSTGFINMSDDWWNERCKEWPGARKFKDKPIANMDLMEKVFGTVYISGGEGWSAQQGEEALDTKHGDDEDEDDAESRRDVPTQEAVGDESRRGVPTQETDVASESRNAGSKNVGPSSSRSKVNRKRSRVVQAGQAVADVIRESVESRDKILSHKNHLIENHPEFSCSQLRAMEVLHSLPAIRMWSPLYKASINHLKEDAANRQTFLFYGDNENRVLYLEYATGESRDA; from the exons ATGACATCCATCCCTGGATCTGAT AATCTTATATGGAGTGACGAGCAAACACGGTTCTTTCTTCAACTAAGACTTGATGAGAATCTGAAAGGAAACGTGAGAAAACAGATGGTTAATGAGGCTGGGAGACAGGCGATAATGGATAAGTTCTATGAGGCATTTGGTATAAAAATTCCATGGAGAAAATTTGGGATAAAGTACAACACTTGTAAGAAGCAGTACGACTCTTTTAAGAAGCTGACTCGGAACAGAACGGGACTGGGTTTTACTTCTACTGGATTCATCAACATGAGTGATGACTGGTGGAATGAGCGATGTAAG GAGTGGCCTGGTGCTAGAAAATTTAAAGACAAGCCGATAGCAAACATGGATTTGATGGAGAAGGTATTTGGAACAGTTTATATTAGTGGAGGTGAAGGTTGGTCTGCTCAGCAAGGTGAAGAGGCTTTAGACACAAAGCAtggagatgatgaagatgaagatgatgctGAGTCAAGGCGTGATGTCCCTACTCAGGAAGCTGTTGGAGATGAATCAAGGCGTGGTGTCCCTACTCAAGAAACTGATGTTGCATCTGAATCAAGAAATGCTGGATCAAAGAATGTTGGCCCTTCTTCTTCCAGGTCAAAGGTTAACAGGAAAAGATCAAGGGTTGTACAAGCAGGACAAGCTGTGGCTGATGTGATCAGGGAGAGTGTTGAGTCTCGAGACAAGATTCTTTCCCACAAGAATCATCTAATAGAGAACCATCCTGAGTTTAGTTGTAGTCAACTTCGAGCTATGGAGGTTCTACACTCCTTGCCTGCTATAAGAATGTGGTCTCCTCTTTACAAAGCCTCAATTAACCATCTCAAAGAAGATGCTGCAAATCGTCAAACTTTCTTGTTCTATGGAGATAATGAGAACAGGGTTCTCTATTTGGAGTATGCAACTGGTGAAAGCAGAGATGCATGA
- the LOC130508563 gene encoding uncharacterized protein LOC130508563 — MNSKDTFRFLVEDEDMDLILDEEKHMFALLEETYGAAKVSTNRQLVRTDRGGGWRRVQRFMNESEVQCYDILRMNQATFSSLCKILSEKYQLVESCHVYIEESVAMFLEMVGQDLTIRALAERYQHSLDTVKRKLDEVLSSLLKLAADTVKPGMDEFASASPILVDDPRYYPFFKDCIGALDGTHVPVRPPSGNAEPFRGRKAEPTMNVLAIYNILVYNTFFDLLYNWLRVKLHVLRKECLVNDIKQNMYFTYDTGSLGFVFSIKEQQHQSQKKARNKGTHNQSKICSWKFEGKAFQRRRDDATMAAPADSSTKDKPGWRKNEHTKLPPADETEDELKQSVCVLKPAKETEVELKTS, encoded by the exons ATGAATAGTAAG GACACGTTTAGGTTCTTAGTTGAAGATGAAGACATGGATTTGATACTAGATGAGGAGAAACACATGTTTGCTCTTTTAGAAGAAACATATGGAGCGGCAAAAGTTAGTACTAACAGACAGTTAGTGAGGACAGACCGAGGTGGAGGTTGGCGTCGGGTGCAACGTTTCATGAACGAATCCGAGGTACAATGCTATGATATTCTTCGCATGAACCAAGCAACGTTTAGTAGCTTATGTAAGATATTGTCAGAGAAGTATCAGCTAGTAGAGTCTTGCCATGTTTACATAGAGGAGAGTGTGGCAATGTTCTTAGAAATGGTTGGCCAAGATTTAACTATACGAGCTTTAGCTGAGAGATACCAGCATTCACTTGACACAGTGAAAAGAAAGCTAGATGAGGTTTTAAGTTCCTTGTTGAAACTCGCAGCAGATACTGTGAAACCGGGAATGGATGAGTTTGCAAGTGCTAGTCCTATTTTAGTAGATGATCCGCGATATTACCCTTTTTTTAAGGATTGCATAGGTGCTCTAGATGGAACTCATGTGCCGGTTCGTCCTCCTAGTGGGAATGCCGAACCATTCAGAGGTAGAAAAGCAGAACCAACTATGAATGTCTTAGCTATAT ATAACATTTTGGTGTATAATACTTTCTTTGATCTTCTCTATAACTGGCTGAGAGTTAAACTACATGTTCTGAGAAAAGAATGTTTGGTTAATGATATAAAACAGAACATGTATTTCACTTATGACACTGGATCTCTAGGCTTTGTTTTTAGTATCAAGGAACAGCAGCATCAGTCGCAGAAGAAGGCAAGGAACAAGGGGACACACAATCAGTCTAAGATATGCAGTTGGAA ATTTGAGGGCAAAGCTTTTCAAAGGAGAAGGGATGATGCAACCATGGCTGCACCAGCTGATTCTTCAACAAAGGACAAACCTGGATGGAGGAAAAACGAGCATACTAAGCTACCACCAGCTGATGAGACTGAGGATGAGTTGAAACAGAGTGTGTGTGTGCTGAAACCAGCTAAAGAGACTGAAGTTGAACTGAAAACCAGCTGA